From one Lycium ferocissimum isolate CSIRO_LF1 chromosome 7, AGI_CSIRO_Lferr_CH_V1, whole genome shotgun sequence genomic stretch:
- the LOC132062895 gene encoding protein S40-4-like, translating into MAASKSYFARATNYRFLSSDRNVVPVTSDFEFDESEVWNNNNNAPSAARASSPLRISKKPARDRSVTAAAAASLPVNVPDWSKILKDEYRENKRRDDDDDFEGGDDVDDRIPPHEFIARQLARTRIASFSVHEGIGRTLKGRDLSRVRNAIFEKTGFQD; encoded by the coding sequence ATGGCGGCATCAAAGAGTTATTTCGCAAGAGCAACGAACTACAGGTTCCTTTCAAGTGACCGTAACGTCGTTCCAGTAACATCCGATTTCGAGTTCGACGAATCAGAGGTctggaacaacaacaacaacgcgcCTTCGGCGGCGCGTGCGTCGTCACCGTTGAGGATTTCTAAAAAGCCGGCGCGTGATCGGAGCGTTACAGCGGCGGCGGCGGCCTCGTTGCCGGTGAATGTGCCGGATTGGTCGAAGATATTGAAGGATGAGTATAGAGAGAATAAGAgaagagatgatgatgatgattttgaaggaGGTGATGACGTGGATGATAGGATACCGCCACATGAGTTTATAGCGAGGCAATTAGCGAGGACGAGAATTGCATCGTTTTCTGTGCATGAAGGAATTGGAAGGACTTTAAAAGGAAGAGATCTGAGTAGAGTTAGAAATGCTATTTTTGAGAAAACTGGATTTCAGGATTGA